The Pseudarthrobacter sulfonivorans genome includes a window with the following:
- a CDS encoding sensor histidine kinase, which yields MSLAGQYLVLQLLIVFAVLVAVVAISLAQSAAAFERVEGRRALSAAEALGANPTVRALLPAAEPRGGSALPAVAESVRTVSGSSHVALAKLDRTVVASSNPSLLGQPLELGASRVLEGRAWTGVVDGSGTEELSAHVPVLDDAGKMIGIASISRNYPSVLERLGDAVPNLLTYLGVASVLGVAGSLLLSRRVKRQTLGMEPSEITGLVENREAMLHGLKEGVVALDPHERITVANDSARALLGLPADCVGKRLAGLSVEPALKEVLTREQPEPDQLVLVGDRLVVLNRVPIRSRGRDIGSVTTLRDRTELSALERELGATRTATDTLRAQAHEFANQLHVISGLIQIGEYDSVVQFVNGATLDRTRLNDEVTSRIQDPALAALLIAKSSLATERGVTLQLDPESGLKRVDDELSRDLTTVVGNLVDNAFDAVTGLPEAVVRVLVEDTADGVTVTVRDSGPGVAGDPGEIFQQGFTTKDPGPGGSRGFGLALSRVVCRRSGGDLTVTNNNGAVFTARLERTRRMQQ from the coding sequence ATGTCCCTTGCGGGGCAGTACCTGGTTCTGCAGTTGCTCATCGTTTTCGCCGTCCTGGTGGCCGTCGTGGCGATCTCCCTCGCCCAGTCCGCTGCGGCGTTCGAACGGGTTGAGGGCCGCCGGGCGCTGTCCGCTGCCGAAGCCCTGGGTGCCAATCCCACCGTCCGGGCGCTGCTGCCCGCGGCCGAACCCCGCGGCGGCTCAGCCCTTCCCGCCGTGGCCGAGTCGGTGCGGACGGTGTCGGGGTCCTCGCACGTAGCGCTGGCGAAGCTCGACCGCACAGTGGTTGCCTCCTCCAATCCCAGCCTCTTGGGCCAGCCCTTGGAACTCGGCGCCAGCCGTGTGCTCGAAGGCCGCGCGTGGACCGGCGTGGTGGACGGATCCGGCACGGAGGAACTGTCCGCGCACGTTCCGGTCCTCGACGACGCCGGAAAAATGATCGGCATCGCGTCCATCAGCCGGAACTATCCCTCCGTCCTGGAGCGGCTGGGGGATGCCGTGCCCAACCTCCTCACCTATCTCGGTGTGGCCAGTGTGCTGGGTGTTGCCGGCTCGCTGCTGCTCTCCCGCCGGGTCAAGCGGCAGACCCTGGGCATGGAACCAAGCGAAATCACCGGCCTGGTGGAAAACCGCGAGGCCATGCTGCATGGCCTGAAGGAAGGTGTGGTGGCGCTGGACCCGCACGAGCGCATCACCGTGGCCAACGACAGTGCGCGCGCGCTGCTTGGCCTCCCCGCTGACTGTGTGGGCAAGCGCCTGGCTGGCCTGTCCGTTGAGCCAGCGCTCAAGGAAGTCCTCACCCGCGAGCAGCCGGAGCCGGACCAGCTGGTGCTCGTTGGTGACCGGCTGGTGGTGCTGAACCGGGTTCCCATCCGTTCGCGCGGCCGCGACATCGGCTCCGTCACCACGCTGCGCGACCGCACGGAACTGTCCGCACTCGAGCGGGAACTCGGAGCCACCCGGACGGCCACCGACACCCTCCGCGCCCAGGCCCACGAATTCGCCAACCAGCTGCACGTGATTTCCGGCCTCATCCAGATCGGGGAATACGATTCCGTGGTCCAGTTCGTCAACGGTGCCACGCTGGACAGGACCCGGCTCAACGACGAGGTCACCAGCCGCATCCAGGACCCGGCGCTCGCCGCGCTCCTGATCGCCAAGTCGAGCCTCGCCACCGAACGCGGGGTCACCTTGCAGCTAGACCCGGAATCCGGGCTGAAGCGCGTTGATGATGAGCTGTCCCGCGACCTGACCACGGTCGTCGGGAACCTGGTGGACAACGCGTTCGACGCCGTCACCGGGCTTCCGGAGGCAGTGGTCAGGGTGCTCGTGGAGGACACAGCCGACGGCGTGACGGTCACCGTCCGCGATTCCGGACCCGGCGTCGCCGGGGATCCGGGGGAGATCTTCCAGCAGGGTTTCACCACCAAGGACCCCGGCCCCGGCGGCAGCAGGGGCTTCGGCCTGGCGCTCTCCCGGGTGGTCTGCCGGCGCAGCGGCGGCGACCTCACGGTAACCAACAACAACGGGGCGGTCTTCACCGCCCGGCTGGAACGAACACGGAGAATGCAGCAATGA
- a CDS encoding Bug family tripartite tricarboxylate transporter substrate binding protein: protein MRQIRALRIAAVAAGIALMATGCGATGKSSTDGASSGAPAGPLTGLQIMVPNTAGGGYDTTARVAAKVLEDEKIATNPEVFNLAGAGGTVGLARIVNEKGNGDLTMLMGLGVVGASYTNKSESKLTATTPLARLIEEPGAIMVNKDSPYKTIDDLVTAWKADPGSISVGGGSSPGGPDHLLPMQLAGALGIDATKVNFVSYDGGGDLLPAILGNKVGFAASGAGEYLKQIESGAVRVLATSGEKRLDGVDAPTLKESNIDLVFTNWRGIVAPPGITDADKAKLIAALEKMHGTAAWKEALKTNSWSDAFITGAEFESFLAEQDKRVADVLTKLGLA, encoded by the coding sequence ATGCGCCAGATCCGCGCATTGCGAATTGCCGCCGTCGCCGCCGGCATCGCCCTGATGGCCACCGGCTGCGGTGCCACCGGGAAGAGCTCTACTGACGGAGCCAGCTCCGGCGCCCCCGCCGGCCCGCTGACCGGGCTCCAGATCATGGTCCCCAACACTGCAGGCGGCGGCTACGACACCACCGCCCGCGTGGCGGCCAAAGTCCTCGAAGACGAGAAAATCGCCACGAACCCCGAGGTCTTCAATCTCGCCGGCGCCGGCGGAACCGTGGGCTTGGCCCGCATCGTCAACGAAAAGGGCAACGGCGACCTCACCATGCTTATGGGCCTGGGCGTGGTGGGCGCGAGCTACACCAACAAGTCCGAGTCCAAGCTGACGGCCACCACCCCCCTGGCCCGGCTCATCGAAGAACCCGGCGCCATCATGGTCAACAAGGATTCGCCCTACAAAACCATCGATGACCTGGTCACCGCCTGGAAGGCTGACCCGGGTTCCATCAGCGTTGGCGGCGGGTCCTCCCCCGGCGGCCCTGACCACCTGCTGCCCATGCAGTTGGCCGGAGCCCTGGGCATCGACGCCACCAAGGTGAACTTCGTGTCCTACGACGGCGGTGGAGACCTCCTCCCGGCCATCCTGGGCAACAAGGTGGGCTTCGCGGCCTCCGGTGCAGGCGAATACCTCAAGCAGATCGAATCCGGTGCGGTCCGCGTCCTCGCGACCAGCGGCGAGAAGCGGCTCGACGGCGTGGACGCTCCCACGCTCAAGGAATCCAACATCGACCTGGTGTTCACCAACTGGCGCGGCATCGTAGCCCCTCCGGGCATCACCGACGCTGACAAGGCCAAGCTGATCGCGGCACTCGAAAAGATGCACGGCACGGCCGCCTGGAAGGAAGCCCTGAAGACCAACAGCTGGAGCGACGCCTTCATCACCGGCGCCGAGTTCGAAAGCTTCCTGGCCGAGCAGGACAAGCGGGTGGCGGACGTCCTCACGAAGCTTGGCCTGGCGTGA
- a CDS encoding GNAT family N-acetyltransferase, which produces MAGDPAVPEGISVRPASERGDLERIARMKSEVWGADYSWVAADLHHRLASDPENLVVFMAEASGVVVSAAWLEINPCTDFAGLWGGSTLPAWRGRGIYKALVSARAQVAAARGVKYLQVDASADSEPILRRLGFRAITTTTPFVWTPPARGNPHAT; this is translated from the coding sequence ATGGCTGGTGACCCGGCGGTCCCCGAAGGCATCAGCGTGAGGCCGGCCTCAGAACGTGGCGACCTGGAGCGGATTGCGCGTATGAAGTCCGAAGTGTGGGGCGCCGACTACAGCTGGGTTGCTGCTGACCTGCATCACCGGCTGGCCTCGGACCCGGAAAACCTGGTGGTCTTCATGGCCGAGGCCTCAGGCGTGGTGGTATCGGCGGCCTGGCTCGAGATCAATCCGTGCACGGACTTCGCCGGCCTATGGGGCGGCTCAACGTTGCCTGCATGGCGAGGGCGCGGGATCTACAAAGCCTTGGTATCGGCACGCGCTCAGGTGGCGGCCGCCCGTGGAGTGAAGTACCTGCAGGTGGACGCGTCCGCTGACAGTGAGCCGATCCTGCGAAGGTTGGGATTCAGGGCAATCACCACCACCACTCCGTTTGTGTGGACTCCTCCTGCGAGGGGCAATCCCCATGCAACCTGA
- the hutH gene encoding histidine ammonia-lyase, giving the protein MTITTHSPLTVTLGSSGVTPEDVVAVARHNAQVTIAQEALDTVAKVRAHIDELAHSETPAYGISTGFGALANRHIPGELRTQLQKSLIRSHAAGMGPAVEREVVRGIMFLRAKTLASGRTGVRPVVLQTMVDVLNAGITPVVREFGSLGCSGDLAPLSHCALVLMGEGQAEGPDGVTYGGRDEAPVAELLAGHGIEPVTLAEKEGLALVNGTEGMLGMLLMAIADLRQLLTTADITAALSVEALLGTDQVFLPELHAALRPHPGQAASADNMLRVLSNSPIVASHRVGDSKVQDAYSLRCAPQVAGAARDTVDYAALVASRELAAAIDNPVVLPDGRVSSNGNFHGAPVAYVLDFLAIAVADLSSIAERRTDRMLDPARSHGLPAFLAADPGVDSGLMIAQYTQAGLVSENKRLAVPASVDSIPSSAMQEDHVSMGWHAARKLRKAVENLRRVLAIELVTSARAIDMRTQLSDGQLTPGPAGAAVIGVLRSVVEGPGTDRFLSPELEAADRLVASGRVRAAAESAVGILA; this is encoded by the coding sequence GTGACGATCACAACCCACTCACCGCTCACCGTCACCCTCGGCTCCAGCGGCGTCACGCCCGAGGACGTTGTCGCCGTCGCCCGTCACAACGCCCAGGTGACCATCGCCCAGGAGGCGCTGGACACGGTGGCGAAGGTCCGCGCGCACATCGACGAACTCGCGCACAGCGAGACCCCCGCCTACGGCATTTCCACCGGCTTCGGCGCGCTGGCCAACCGGCACATCCCCGGCGAGCTGCGCACCCAGCTGCAGAAATCGCTGATCCGCAGCCACGCCGCCGGCATGGGCCCGGCCGTGGAACGCGAGGTGGTCCGCGGCATCATGTTCCTGCGCGCCAAGACCCTGGCCTCCGGCCGCACCGGCGTCCGCCCCGTCGTCCTGCAGACCATGGTGGACGTTCTCAACGCCGGCATCACACCGGTGGTCCGCGAATTCGGCTCGCTCGGCTGCTCCGGCGACCTCGCCCCGCTGTCCCACTGCGCCCTGGTGCTGATGGGCGAGGGCCAGGCGGAAGGGCCCGACGGCGTGACGTACGGCGGGCGGGATGAGGCACCTGTCGCCGAGCTCCTGGCCGGGCACGGCATCGAACCGGTCACCCTCGCAGAGAAGGAAGGCCTGGCGCTGGTCAACGGCACTGAGGGAATGCTCGGCATGCTCCTGATGGCCATCGCAGACCTTCGCCAGCTGCTCACGACGGCGGACATCACCGCCGCGCTCAGCGTCGAGGCCCTGCTCGGTACAGACCAGGTCTTCCTGCCCGAGCTGCACGCGGCGCTGCGTCCGCATCCCGGCCAGGCCGCCAGCGCAGACAACATGCTGCGCGTACTGTCGAACTCGCCGATCGTGGCCTCGCACCGCGTGGGGGATTCCAAAGTCCAAGACGCCTACTCGCTGCGCTGCGCACCCCAGGTGGCCGGCGCCGCGCGGGACACCGTTGACTACGCCGCCCTGGTGGCATCCCGTGAGCTCGCAGCGGCGATCGATAACCCTGTAGTCCTGCCGGACGGTCGGGTGAGCTCCAACGGCAACTTCCACGGCGCACCCGTGGCTTACGTGCTCGATTTCCTGGCCATTGCCGTTGCGGACCTCAGCTCCATCGCCGAGCGCCGCACGGACCGGATGCTGGACCCGGCGCGTTCGCATGGGCTGCCGGCGTTCCTGGCCGCGGATCCGGGTGTCGACTCGGGCCTGATGATCGCCCAGTACACGCAGGCCGGGCTGGTCTCGGAGAACAAGCGCCTGGCCGTCCCGGCGTCGGTGGATTCCATTCCCAGCTCCGCCATGCAGGAGGACCACGTGTCCATGGGCTGGCACGCGGCCCGAAAGCTCCGCAAGGCCGTGGAGAACCTTCGCCGCGTCCTGGCCATCGAACTGGTGACGAGCGCCCGTGCCATCGACATGCGGACGCAGCTGTCCGACGGACAGCTCACCCCCGGCCCGGCAGGCGCTGCCGTGATCGGGGTGCTGCGGTCCGTCGTCGAAGGCCCGGGAACCGACCGGTTCCTGTCGCCGGAGCTGGAGGCAGCTGACCGTCTGGTTGCCTCAGGAAGGGTCCGGGCAGCCGCCGAATCCGCCGTCGGAATTCTTGCCTGA
- a CDS encoding IclR family transcriptional regulator — MTEGTVESSAVVSSTEARPEAGSEPRATSKVPAAENTLRILKLLASKRGPMAASSIATSLGLPRSSVYHLLGVMEANGFVLHLHEEQRYGLGISAFELSSAYSRQEPLSRLGRPLLASLVDVIGESAHLAVLHGRDVLYIVEERAKNRPSLVTDVGVRLPSHLTASGRAILAALPKSQVRALYPNAEAFTARHEVEGAIMKYSALSSHLDQVRQRGYATEHGEVTPGFGSIAAAVTDHVGWPTAAVAVTFLEDKLPADQWPALAARVQKVADELSVRIHGRPAK, encoded by the coding sequence ATGACGGAGGGCACAGTGGAGTCGAGTGCAGTGGTGTCGAGCACGGAAGCCAGGCCTGAGGCGGGCAGTGAACCAAGGGCGACGTCCAAAGTCCCCGCCGCCGAGAACACCCTCCGTATCCTCAAGCTGCTGGCCTCGAAGCGGGGGCCGATGGCGGCGTCGAGCATTGCCACGTCCTTGGGATTGCCGCGCTCCAGCGTTTACCACCTGCTCGGGGTGATGGAGGCGAACGGTTTTGTCCTCCACCTGCACGAGGAGCAGCGCTACGGGCTGGGGATCAGTGCCTTCGAGCTGAGCTCGGCGTATTCGCGGCAGGAACCGCTGTCCCGCCTGGGCCGGCCGCTGCTGGCGTCGCTGGTGGACGTCATCGGTGAGAGCGCGCACCTGGCCGTACTTCATGGCCGCGACGTGCTGTACATCGTGGAGGAACGGGCCAAGAACCGCCCGTCCCTGGTGACCGACGTCGGCGTCCGGCTTCCCAGCCACCTCACCGCCAGCGGCCGCGCCATTCTCGCCGCACTGCCCAAGTCGCAGGTCCGGGCGCTTTACCCGAATGCCGAGGCCTTCACCGCCCGGCATGAGGTGGAGGGCGCCATCATGAAGTACTCCGCGCTGTCCTCGCACCTGGACCAAGTGAGGCAGCGCGGCTACGCCACCGAACATGGTGAGGTGACGCCCGGCTTCGGCTCGATCGCCGCCGCTGTCACGGACCACGTGGGATGGCCGACGGCGGCAGTTGCCGTCACGTTCCTCGAGGACAAATTGCCGGCGGACCAATGGCCGGCGCTCGCCGCGCGGGTCCAGAAAGTAGCGGACGAACTCTCCGTCCGCATCCACGGCCGCCCTGCCAAGTAG
- a CDS encoding tripartite tricarboxylate transporter TctB family protein, with the protein MSSSPTLASRLKGRSELGVALLLGAAGALVIWDATRIGTTYSQSDPVGPKTLPFIVGGLLLVCAVMLAVNVLRGGKGEAEGGEDVDLSHPADWKTVLPLAGAFIANILLIDWAGWVISGTILFWGSVWALGGRNYIRDGLISVAMSLLTFYGFYLGLGINLPAGLLEGIL; encoded by the coding sequence GTGAGCTCCTCACCAACTCTGGCCTCACGGCTCAAAGGCCGCTCCGAGCTGGGGGTTGCCCTCCTGCTCGGGGCGGCCGGGGCCCTGGTCATCTGGGATGCAACCCGCATCGGTACCACCTACTCCCAGTCTGATCCCGTAGGACCTAAGACCTTGCCGTTCATCGTGGGCGGCCTGCTGCTGGTCTGCGCCGTCATGCTGGCCGTCAACGTACTCCGCGGCGGCAAAGGCGAGGCGGAAGGCGGCGAGGACGTGGACCTTTCCCACCCCGCCGACTGGAAGACGGTCCTGCCGCTCGCAGGCGCCTTCATCGCGAACATCCTGCTGATCGACTGGGCCGGCTGGGTCATCTCCGGCACCATCCTGTTCTGGGGCAGCGTCTGGGCACTGGGCGGCCGGAACTACATCCGCGACGGACTCATCTCGGTGGCAATGTCCCTCCTGACCTTTTACGGCTTCTACCTTGGCCTTGGCATTAACCTGCCCGCCGGCCTCCTGGAAGGGATTCTCTGA
- a CDS encoding urocanate hydratase has product MAPADFTTGARPVKAARGTVLTAKSWQTEAPLRMLMNNLDPEVAERPDDLVVYGGTGRAVRSWAAFDAITRTLETMEKDETLLVQSGKPVGVFRTNEWAPRVLLANSNLVGDWANWPEFRRLEAEGLMMYGQMTAGSWIYIGTQGILQGTFETFAAIARKLTGDQDGTLAGTLTLTGGCGGMGGAQPLAVTLNEGACLIVDVDESHLRRRAGKRYLDEVETDLDTAIAKVLAAKEDRRGWSVGYVGNAAEVFPEILRRHRAGELTVDIVTDQTSAHDPLSYLPEGITVQEWHTEAAADPEGFTKKAQASMAKHVQAMVEFQDAGAEVFDYGNSIRDEARTGGYTRAFEFPGFVPAYIRPLFCEGLGPFRWVALSGDPEDIAVTDKAIKELFPENKHLHRWIDAAQERVEFEGLPARICWLGYGDRAKAGLLFNQLVKDGKVKAPIVIGRDHLDSGSVASPYRETEAMADGSDAIADWPLLNALLNTASGATWVSIHHGGGVGIGRSIHAGQVSVADGTDLAAQKLERLLTNDPGMGVIRHADAGYNRATDVAKERGVRIPMQEGITK; this is encoded by the coding sequence ATGGCACCCGCCGATTTCACTACCGGTGCCCGCCCGGTCAAAGCTGCCCGCGGCACCGTGCTCACCGCCAAGAGCTGGCAGACCGAAGCCCCGCTGCGGATGCTGATGAACAACCTGGATCCCGAGGTCGCGGAGCGCCCGGATGATCTGGTGGTTTACGGCGGGACCGGCCGTGCCGTCCGCAGTTGGGCCGCGTTCGATGCGATCACCCGCACCCTGGAGACCATGGAGAAGGACGAGACCCTCCTGGTCCAGTCCGGCAAGCCGGTCGGTGTGTTCCGGACCAACGAATGGGCGCCGCGGGTGCTGCTGGCGAACTCCAACCTCGTGGGCGACTGGGCCAACTGGCCCGAGTTCCGCCGGCTCGAGGCCGAGGGCCTGATGATGTACGGCCAGATGACTGCCGGGTCCTGGATCTACATCGGCACCCAGGGCATCCTGCAGGGCACCTTCGAGACCTTCGCCGCGATCGCCCGCAAACTCACCGGGGACCAGGACGGCACCCTCGCAGGGACCCTGACCCTCACGGGCGGGTGCGGCGGCATGGGCGGTGCCCAGCCGCTCGCGGTCACCCTGAACGAGGGCGCCTGCCTGATCGTCGACGTCGACGAAAGCCACCTGCGCCGCCGCGCCGGCAAACGCTACCTCGACGAGGTCGAAACCGACCTCGACACGGCGATCGCGAAGGTCCTGGCGGCCAAGGAAGATCGCCGCGGCTGGTCCGTGGGCTACGTCGGGAACGCCGCCGAGGTTTTCCCCGAGATACTGCGCCGCCACCGTGCGGGCGAGCTCACGGTCGATATCGTCACGGACCAGACCTCCGCCCACGACCCGCTGTCCTACCTGCCCGAAGGCATCACGGTCCAGGAATGGCACACCGAGGCCGCCGCCGACCCCGAAGGCTTCACCAAGAAGGCCCAGGCCTCCATGGCGAAGCACGTCCAGGCCATGGTGGAGTTCCAGGACGCCGGCGCCGAGGTCTTCGACTACGGCAACTCCATCCGCGACGAGGCCCGCACGGGCGGCTACACCCGCGCCTTCGAATTCCCCGGCTTCGTCCCGGCCTACATCCGCCCACTCTTCTGCGAGGGTCTGGGCCCGTTCCGCTGGGTCGCGCTCTCCGGAGACCCGGAGGACATCGCGGTCACGGACAAGGCCATCAAGGAACTCTTCCCCGAGAACAAGCACCTGCACCGCTGGATCGACGCCGCCCAGGAACGCGTGGAGTTCGAAGGCCTGCCGGCCCGGATCTGCTGGCTCGGCTACGGCGACCGCGCCAAGGCCGGCCTGCTGTTCAACCAGCTCGTCAAGGACGGCAAGGTCAAAGCGCCCATCGTGATCGGCCGCGACCACCTCGACTCCGGCTCCGTCGCCTCCCCGTACCGGGAGACCGAGGCCATGGCCGACGGCTCCGACGCGATCGCGGACTGGCCGCTGCTCAACGCCCTGCTCAACACCGCCTCCGGCGCCACCTGGGTCTCGATCCACCACGGCGGCGGCGTCGGCATCGGCCGCTCCATCCACGCCGGCCAGGTCTCCGTCGCCGACGGCACCGACCTCGCCGCGCAGAAACTCGAACGCCTCCTCACCAACGACCCCGGCATGGGCGTCATCCGCCACGCCGACGCCGGCTACAACCGCGCCACCGACGTCGCCAAAGAACGCGGCGTCCGCATCCCCATGCAAGAAGGAATCACAAAGTGA
- a CDS encoding universal stress protein, whose translation MTIVVGYVPTPEGEAALAQAIAEARKSNTTLLVINSSKGDALVDNRYAQESEMQGIEARLAAHGIDHVIKQPVRGHDAAAEVLDAAEEHNAELIVIGLRRRSPVGKLIMGSTSQRILLEADCPVLAVKAGMAG comes from the coding sequence ATGACGATTGTGGTGGGATACGTCCCTACCCCGGAGGGCGAAGCAGCCCTGGCCCAGGCCATCGCCGAGGCCAGGAAGAGCAACACCACCCTGCTGGTCATCAACTCCTCCAAGGGTGATGCCCTGGTGGACAACCGGTACGCCCAGGAGTCCGAAATGCAGGGCATCGAGGCGCGCCTGGCCGCCCACGGGATCGACCACGTGATCAAGCAGCCGGTCCGCGGCCACGATGCCGCAGCGGAGGTTCTTGATGCCGCGGAGGAGCACAACGCCGAGCTCATCGTGATCGGGCTGCGCCGCCGCAGCCCGGTGGGCAAACTGATCATGGGCAGCACGTCGCAGCGGATCCTGCTCGAGGCTGATTGTCCAGTGTTGGCCGTCAAAGCGGGCATGGCGGGCTGA
- a CDS encoding response regulator has product MIKVLIVDDDFMVAKVHAGFIQRTPGFAVVGVAHTGAQAVIETGRLQPDLVLLDIHLPDINGLDLMHKLREVAPELDVLVISAAREVDTVRKALRGGIVHYLIKPFSQTDLQERLEHYRSAYQGLDSAKDVAEQSDVNRVFGLDRTDRPLPKGCSIETLKLVEAALKEADGDLSAAEVAVQLGTSRVSARRYLEYLHDEGVLEVRLKYGVGRPERRYVLKG; this is encoded by the coding sequence ATGATCAAAGTCCTGATCGTCGATGACGACTTTATGGTGGCCAAGGTCCACGCAGGGTTCATTCAGCGCACTCCCGGGTTCGCCGTCGTCGGGGTGGCCCATACCGGCGCCCAGGCGGTCATCGAAACGGGGCGTCTGCAACCGGACCTCGTGCTGCTCGATATCCACCTGCCGGACATCAACGGCCTGGACCTGATGCACAAACTGCGCGAGGTGGCCCCGGAACTGGATGTCCTGGTGATCAGCGCCGCCCGTGAGGTGGACACGGTGCGCAAGGCCCTCCGCGGCGGGATTGTGCATTACCTCATCAAGCCCTTCTCGCAGACTGACCTGCAGGAACGGCTGGAGCACTACCGCAGCGCTTACCAGGGCCTCGACTCGGCCAAGGATGTGGCGGAGCAGTCGGACGTGAACCGGGTGTTCGGGCTGGACCGGACCGATCGGCCGCTGCCGAAGGGCTGCAGCATCGAAACGCTGAAGCTCGTGGAAGCTGCGCTGAAGGAGGCCGACGGCGACCTGTCCGCCGCCGAAGTGGCCGTCCAGTTGGGCACGTCCCGGGTCAGTGCGCGCCGGTACCTGGAATACCTCCACGACGAAGGCGTGCTGGAGGTCCGGCTCAAGTACGGCGTGGGCCGGCCCGAGCGGCGGTATGTGCTGAAGGGCTAG
- a CDS encoding tripartite tricarboxylate transporter permease, which yields MDVFSSLMDGFATALTPMNFLYAVIGVVLGTAVGVLPGLGPAMTVALLLPVTYALEPTSAFIMFAGIYYGGMYGGSTTSILLNTPGESSSVVTAIEGNKMAKAGRAAQALATAAIGSFVAGTIGTALLAVCAPIVVEFAISLGAPSYFAIMVLALLAVTAVLGSSRLRGFASLGLGLAIGLVGLDVVTGQARLTFGVPLLADGLDIVVVAVAIFAVGEALWVAAHLRRTPLQVIPVGRPWMGKKDWKRSWKPWLRGTAFGFPFGALPAGGAEIPTFLSYVTEKKLSKHPEEFGKGAIEGVAGPEAANNAAAAGTLTPMLALGLPTNATAAVMLAAFTQYGIQPGPQLFESQGPLVWALIASLFIGNFLLLIINLPLAPLWAKLLQIPRPYLYAGILFFATLGAYSVNLQAFDLVLLLALGALGFMMRRFGLPVLPLILGVILGPRIEKQLRQTLQLSAGDPAGLWSEPIAVGIYIIIALILLWPLLFKLIRRNRPAAVPAGVPATRSGASEPTDASGGSASHGSHRATTGGDGDGDG from the coding sequence ATGGATGTCTTCTCCTCACTGATGGACGGCTTTGCCACCGCCCTCACCCCCATGAATTTCCTCTACGCCGTGATCGGCGTCGTCCTGGGTACCGCCGTCGGCGTCCTCCCGGGCCTCGGCCCGGCCATGACCGTTGCGCTCCTGCTTCCGGTCACGTACGCCCTGGAACCCACCAGCGCCTTCATCATGTTCGCCGGCATCTACTACGGCGGCATGTACGGCGGCTCCACGACCTCCATCCTGCTTAATACGCCGGGTGAATCGTCGTCGGTGGTCACGGCCATCGAAGGCAACAAGATGGCGAAAGCCGGCAGGGCCGCGCAGGCACTGGCGACGGCGGCCATCGGCTCCTTCGTGGCCGGCACCATCGGCACCGCCCTCCTGGCAGTCTGCGCTCCGATCGTGGTGGAGTTCGCCATCAGCCTGGGCGCCCCCAGCTACTTCGCGATCATGGTGCTCGCCCTGCTGGCGGTCACCGCGGTCCTCGGTTCCTCGCGCCTTCGGGGCTTCGCGTCCCTGGGCCTTGGCCTCGCCATCGGTCTGGTGGGCCTGGACGTGGTCACGGGCCAGGCCCGGCTCACGTTCGGCGTACCGCTCCTGGCTGATGGCCTGGACATCGTGGTGGTTGCGGTGGCTATCTTCGCCGTGGGCGAGGCGCTGTGGGTTGCCGCGCACCTGCGCCGCACACCCCTGCAGGTCATCCCCGTGGGACGTCCGTGGATGGGCAAAAAGGACTGGAAACGGTCCTGGAAACCCTGGCTCCGCGGCACCGCTTTCGGCTTCCCGTTCGGCGCACTTCCTGCCGGCGGAGCCGAGATCCCCACGTTCCTCTCCTATGTCACCGAGAAGAAGCTCAGCAAGCACCCAGAGGAGTTCGGCAAGGGCGCCATCGAGGGCGTGGCCGGTCCGGAAGCAGCCAACAACGCTGCCGCGGCCGGCACTCTGACCCCCATGCTGGCCCTGGGCCTGCCCACCAACGCCACGGCTGCGGTAATGCTGGCAGCCTTCACGCAATACGGCATCCAGCCGGGACCGCAGCTGTTCGAGAGCCAGGGACCGCTGGTGTGGGCCCTCATCGCGAGCCTCTTCATTGGCAACTTCCTGCTCCTGATCATCAACCTGCCCCTGGCACCGTTGTGGGCCAAGCTCCTGCAGATCCCGCGGCCCTACCTGTATGCCGGCATCCTGTTCTTCGCCACGCTGGGCGCCTACTCGGTGAATCTGCAGGCGTTCGATCTGGTGCTCCTGCTGGCGCTCGGCGCGCTTGGCTTCATGATGCGGCGGTTCGGACTTCCCGTCCTGCCGCTCATCCTCGGAGTCATCCTCGGACCGCGCATCGAAAAGCAGCTCCGCCAGACGCTGCAGCTCAGCGCCGGCGACCCCGCCGGCCTTTGGAGTGAGCCGATCGCCGTCGGCATCTACATCATCATCGCCCTCATCCTCCTGTGGCCGCTGCTGTTCAAGCTGATCCGCCGGAACCGGCCGGCAGCAGTGCCGGCAGGGGTGCCCGCCACCCGCTCCGGCGCATCCGAACCGACGGATGCCTCGGGTGGCAGCGCCAGCCATGGCAGCCACCGTGCCACCACTGGCGGCGACGGGGACGGCGACGGCTAA